AATTCCGAATCTGGAAGTGCAACAATTTAAGGGAAGCCATGCACTTTACACACTTATTTAGTCCAGCTCAGTAAAGTTCTTCTCAAAGTCCAGGCTATAACCTGGCCATCCTACAGATCCGCGGCCGTGCAACCCACTCAATCTGCATCTGGTTCCTAATCTCCCAAATATCTGAAAAGTATAGCGGGCAAAACACAGAACACACAAGGACAGACTGCAAACGTTCTTCCGCACCAACACTAGGTAAAAAGTCTGCTAGAGAAAATCCGGAAATAGCCCTATTCCATAATTTATGCAGACTTTAAATGCCCAAATTTCATAATAGAATTGGATGGAAGATGAAACAGCCTAGCAAATGCTCACTAGTCTAtatgcttctagaccgtgagcccactgttgggtagggaccgtctctatatgttgccaacctgtacttcccaagcgcttagtacagtgctctgcacacagtaagcactcaataaatatgattgaatgaatgaatgcgctgatTGGTAATAGCTTTTGCCTGGCTCGTAAGCTCCTTAGGACTGAAGAGTAAGTCAATTAGTTTTTTTTATATTCACTCATAAAGAAGCTcccaatgggcagggaacatgcctaccaactctgatgtgttgcactgtcccgagcgctttgtacagtgctctgcacacagtaagcgctcgatagctATTATTGATAAAGCCAGATTATTTTATATTGACATGACTCATCAACAACTGATAATGCCCAATATCAAAACACACCTCATTAGATTCAAAATTACCAGACAATAGTTCCAGCTTTTGAATTGGATGCTTATTTATGTGATAGAGCAAATAAAGTCATCGTTCACAAATGATCGGTGATTTCAAGTCTCAGTCCTGCCTGGAAAGCAAAGCCTCCTTTCCGATTTTACCTCTTGATTTCAATGCTAGATGGGACCCACGACTCCCAGAAGATGATGGAGGACGATACGTTAAGTGTCATCTAGCAGTAAAAGTATCCCTGAACCCACAGAAAGGAATTTCAAAAATCAAACTATgttgattaaaaagaaaaaatcacAACCCCACACACTTTCACCATCTCCCAACCCCTCGTGATCGCTAAAAATAGGAAGGGACGGAGGGGGCTGCCTCAACCAGGGAAGATGGGCCTCAAGAatcactccccttctagaccgtgagcgcgttgtcgggtagggaccgtctctatctgttgccgacttgtactttccaagcgcttagtacagtgctctgcacacagtaagcgctcaataaatacaattgtatgaatgaatgaatggtttctacATACACTTAACATGGAAGAGGCAAATTACTTGTTTCTCCAACACAGCAGGCGATTAAACAAAAGTCTGACGTTgaaattttcttttcctccccaagAACACGGAAATCATTTTGACTTAGATGGTTCCCTTTTTATTTTCCTCTGAAACCACACAGTTTACATAAGGCAGCACTCTGCCACGACTTCAAAAACGGGAATCTCAGCCAAACCTGAGTTGTAAGCTTTAAGCAAAGGCAATCAGCCTGGGTAATGATGAAGGGGAGAACAAGGAGACAACACATCCATTTCTCCCTAGGAGAGGGAGCTGCCCATCTGATCAAGGTCGCTGAAAGCCAAGGCTAAAATATTCACAAAAAGGGGATATTCGGATTCCTGCTCTTAATACCTCTACCCCACAGAAAGGGGTGGTCTCGTAATACAATGCTTTAGGGAAAAGGATGGGGAAAAtgacagcacctgtgtacattaCAGTAGCGTTTGACAAATCTGTACTGAAAATCAGTTCGCTACACTGTGCATACTTCAAATGAATAATGCAAATTCTTTTAAGGACACTTTATAAGCACAAAAATATTAAACACACAAAATTTTATGAACAACTTGAAAAATACAAAAAAGTGCCTTTTAAAGTAGCAGAGCTTTAAAATGCACAATGGTATATTCTTATTGCTCAAAAACTAGACTTAAaaatcttcaaaaaaaaaaaaatttccaggaGACACTGGAGATGTGGTAACGGAAGTACCACTAAATTTCTCTTTGTGATGCACAGCTTTTGAAATTAAAATGTCAAAGCTTCATTAAATCTGttgtgaacttttttttttttttacacagttCAATTTTTTCTCACTCCCAAAGAAACCCACCCCCCACTACAAGTACTATTGTGGCTATGTTTGTCTTTGTAAAAAGGGATACACCGTCGGTGATTTTTCCAGCTCCCGTTTGTGGTTCATTTTTCGAGGCACTCACTCATTTTCCGCGTCCCGTGCCTCGGCTCTTGGCTGCCGGAATGGAATCCTTGATTTTCTGTTCTTTTTTAAAGCATCTAGTCTAGTTCGATTTTCCCCAGAAGGCCTAATGTCTCATCCCTTTTGGGGCCAAGCAGTGCCCACTTCACAGTACTATGGGAAACCGGACACAAATAAGCTTGTGGAAGTACAGTGCAACTCTACAACAGTTTCATGTCTCCCCGTATGACCGCACGTGCCCAATTCGCAAGATCACTTACTGAACTTTAACTCCACTATGGTGTCACGATGTCTGATATCTAGGCAAGCTTTCACAATCAAACTACAGCAAGAAGGGATTGGATTTGATGTAGCAGCAATCAGAGGATGGCAAATCGAAAAGAAATGCCCCGTCTGGGTCAGGGCGTCGTTACCTAGTTGGACGTTCATCCTCCTGTGATCACTCTGGGTTCCGTACGGTTGTCCGACATCTCTTTAAGTCTGCCCCGTGATTTAAAGAATTCTGCTTTCCTCAATGTCCGAAGAGCCAAGGAAATGATGTGATGTCTTGgagaccctctccatcccctcctttcaGAGAGGGAAATAGCGCTATAAGCTAGACATCTCCTTTAGAGGTCTttggaggctttttttttaatgaaacaaTACAGTTTATGAGGAAGAGTGGCAGTTATATACTGGGGCCTTGTATTATACACAGCCACGTATGAAGGATACCCATCTAAGAAGCAGCACTGGTCgagaggaaagagtacagacctgggcgTCTGAGGACCAGGTTTTCTaagccaggctctgccacttgcctgctgtgtgactttgtgccaggcacttaattcctctgtgcctcagtttcctcctctctaaaataggaattcaatatctcttctcccttctccacagattgtgagccccatgtgggacagggattgtgtccaatctattaTCCTGtaaccactccagagcttagtacagtgcttggcacatactaagtgctcaacaaaagccACTACTACTCTTATCTAGTGAAACCCACTTCCTTACAAAGGATAAACGGTGCATGCAtatcagtgcggcctagtggaaaggggaggGTGCCCGGGagttaggctctgccacttgcccgctgcgtgaccttgggcaaaccgcttaaccTCTCGGGGTTTGTttcgtcatctgtcaaatggggttaaaACAGATACTGaagccagtgtgggacagggacagtgtccaatctgataatttacctcagcacttagttgaTAGTAAGCACCAAATGAAAGGCCATAATTATCATACATCAATTTCCATAAGCTATGGGAGCTGGGGGTTACTCTCCCACCTCATCAAATTAAGGAAATTGGAATCAAAACAGAGTTCAAAGGTCCTCGTAGGGGTCAAAACGTTATTTTGCCTTCACGATAAAGGCAAAGTACGAAGTTTGCGTACAACCCAGAATGGGTACTTTAACCGTTTACTTTAGCACAAAACTCGAACTGAGAAGGCTTTTGCTCGTGGCTGATATAAGCTTTCTTCCACCCCATTGTATCCCCGCGAGTGGAGTCATCAGTACAGGCATGGCATCCAGAATGTTTTCAGTTGGGTCGTGTTTTTATTTTCCTAGCCACCTACCACATATAGATACTGCTGACTACTTATTACCTGTCCTCTGCTGCCCATCCCCCCACACCTGATTTAAAGTGCCTTGTGTATTTCGTGGTGAAGATTCAACTGGTTAGCTATCGCCAAAGACACAGTCCGATAGTCTTACTGTTCAACGGACTGAAACAAAATACAGATAATACCCCACGAACATTCGGGTTGTCTTCTATAATTGTGAGAAAGATCACATTCTGTACCTCCATATTCAGATATAATACATGACATGCACAAACAGATCGCACAGGAACAAGAGAGTACAAAAGACCTCTTCGATgcggaaaaagaaagaaaggaagaaagaaaggcttTTGGTCCAATCCACACGACGAGGGAAAATCATCTGCAAAGGAGAGGACACACACCCCTTACACCTCCGCCCCCTAAAAGGCATCTCCTCCGCCCCACTCCTCCGTGGAGCAAGCGGGACGGGGAGAGGGCTCCGATCCATCCCCCTCGGCCCCAGCCGGAAATCCCACTGGATCCCATTCTCGCCCCCCCTGCCCGCCCTGGGTGTCCGGGAATACCCCAACGATGCGTCGCCGATCGCACGAGCCGCTCGGAGGCGGATGGGTGGCTACCAGTCTCTGGACAGCTTGGTGCTCTGGTCCCTCTTGGGGGGAGCGGGTGGTGGCCCCCGGCGCAGGGTTGCATAGCCTGATATGTGGCCGCCCCCAAAGCCGGCCTTCTGGTGGTCGGACAGCagttcggggggcgggggcggcaggGCCATGTCGTCCATGGTGGCGGTCGGCTCGGCTCTGGACACCCGTGAGGACGAGAGGGAGCTGTGCCGGCTGATGGACTTGCGCTGCAGGGTCCTGTTGAGGTCGGCCAGGAAGCCGGGCTGGACGGCGAGGCCGGCCTTGGGGGAAGTGGGCACTTGGGGGGCGGCGGCAGGAGGGattgcggcggcggcggcggcggcctgctGCTCCAGGGCTTCGGCCTGAGTCAGGCGAGTGCTGTCGTTCCGCTTGGGCCGGGTCGGCGGCGGGGCTTTCTTCCCGGACGACTTGGACCACGGCTGGGGCTGAGGGTTCACGACGGCCACTTTGGGAGAGGTGCTTCCCGAAAACACCGCGGGGATCTCCACGGGGGGCGGAGGGAGCTCGAtttcggggggagggggtgggaagtcgGCATccgaagggggagaagggaattcCACCACGGGGTCCCTCGCCGGCAAGTGGGCGACAGGCGGTTTGAGCACCGGGCCTCCGTGCGGGAGGACGATGGGCAGATTCACCCCGGAGAGATTCAGCTTCCCCGGCTTTGGGGGAGccgtgggagggggcggggtctcTCGGTTCAGGGACCCCGAGGGCTCCGTCGGAGGTGCGAATTTGCTGACCAGGCTGTCCACGGAGGGTCTCTTCGACTCCTGATACTCAGCACAGCTGTTGGATTTGATGCTGGAGTTTCGCTGCGGGGTGGGAGGTGGTTTCTTCCCACCCGGACTGGACGACTTGGTCTTTTTGACGGGGGAGCCCAGTTTGTCCGGGCCGGGAGAGACCAGCGGGGCGGCCGGCGGTGGAGGTGGCGGAAACGCCAGGATGTTCTCGGGAGGTGGAGGCGGAAAGTCGGGAGACGGGACCGAGCCGGGTTGCCACTTGGGCTTGGCTTTCACGGTGGGAGGGGACTGCGGGGCCGGGCCCAACGGAGCGATGGTCCTTAAGGGTGGAGGCTCTGCGGGGGAAGGGGCGGGCGGTGGGGGAAACTGACTGACCATCTGCTTCACCACCGACGACGGCACCGGAGACTGAGGGGACGGGGGCGGCTTCGCGCAGAAGCTCTGTTGTTTCGGTAAGACCGGTGGGGGGACGGGGCCGGCGGGACcagaaggagagggtggaatCTGGGCCAGTGGGAAGCCCGGCTGCTTTTTggcgggaggaagtgggggaggcggTGCCGGCAGCATGCTAGGCGTCGCCACGGGGGACACGGTCTTAGTGCTGGTTGGCGGGGCCAGAGCCACCAGAGGCTTTGGAGGGgtgtgagggggcgggggcgcgggcacaggaggaggaggaggaggaggaggaggaggaggaggaggaggaggaggagggggaggaggaggaggaggaggtggtggtggtgttggaggagcagcCTGAATAACGTGCTGTTGAACCTGATGGATTTTCAGcggagggggcggtggggtgaACTGCGGGATGGACGGGAGGCAGGGCGCCGGCCTTAGCTGCGCCATAGCTGATCCGGGGgtaggaggcggagggggaggtgggggagggggaaccaCCCCGTTCGGGGGTGCCGGCAGGGGTGGCTTTCCCGGATGGGAAGTCAGGGTCCCTTGCTGGGTGCCTGGAAGGAGGGGTGGCTTGAACAAAGGCCCCGAATGCTGAGCTGCAGCATTCTGCAGCCTGGTGATCGTGCTGTATTTGACAAATATCGTCGCCGTGGAACCTGCGGAAGGGGCCGACTggctaggaagaggaggaggagggggcggaggaggcgggggcggcgggggagggggcgggggggggggcgggggggagaggcggTGACGGCTGCGAAGCCGAATACGGAGTAGCCGTCTTAGTTTGTGGGGACAGAGGAGCAACAAGAGAAGCATAGGGCCGGCTCATAGACTCCATTCTAGCCTAAAAGGAGTATAAAAaacggggaaggggagagagaaaaaaagttaTAAAGATAAATTCTAGTGCGATGAGTCTAAGAGCAGGGAGTGTGGCGCATGCCTGAAATGTGGGTTAGCAAGATGGAGAAAAAAGATGGGTTCGTCCCCCCGTGGAGGGCGGGGTCCCCAAGAAACCCGGGGCTGGCTTATCTGTCGGGGAAGCAGAAGGCCATCACTCTAGAGAGGGTCCAAGCGGCTCGGTGGAATCATTCTGCTTTCACTACGTCCAGGGTGACCAGGGAGCGGGGCCCGGGGGGAAACGCCGAGGGTCGGGATCCACCCTCCGTCCTGGGATCTGTGCCGCCACACCAAGCTGGGGGCTAGCGCTTCGTTGGCGGCGGAGGGCCTCTCGATGAATGACACCGGCTTTTATGGCGCTAACGCGCTGCCATGAGAAAGCGTGAATATATTCAGCGGGCGTGCACAGTCATACGGGGATGAGCTTGACACACAACACGTATTCGAATGAGACACTTGCATCCAACATGCACAGAAGTCCAGCAATGCAGGTAAGGGGGGGGCATTATCCTTAAGTTTGTTTTTACTGGAAAATACATAAAGAAATGTTCCGTAAGCGTTATGGCGAAAAACAGGGCTAAAACATTATTATGCcgaaagagcaggaggaaaacGAGAGCGAGACCTAGAAAGGATAGAGGAAAGGAAACCGAGGGGGCGATGGAGACATTACCATACGCCCAAGCCCAACCATCTCCATTGCGGGGGAAGTAACGTGGCATTACTGGTTGATTAAAAGCGTTTCCTCTTTAATCTACGTCAAACCCAAACATCTGAACTTGATCTCAAAAGTTTAACACACTCCTCTTACGGTGCGTGTGAGCCAAAGAGGTGCCTTTGggcagaacccaagtcttccccAGTGGACTCTTCACACCCGCAGACTGGACTGGACAGCCCCAGTTAAATGTGGTTGACAAATTTAATTCGGGCCGGGTTCAGAGAACTGGTTTTCCAGGAACTTCCATATCTATTTTGGTTTCTCTTTCAGCTGATGGTCATTTATGCCACGAAAAAGGGCTCCCGCCATTACCACGGCATACACCAGTTGGCATCTAGGGTGAATGACCACACGCCAGGACCTAAGCCGATCAGGATCAAGACTGAACGGGCCGCACGACAACCTTTTCAATCTGTAAGTGGGGTGGGCCTCCGGGTTCCCCGGCTAGCGAGCCAGTTCCCGACCACGTTCTGGGGCCGTCGACAAGATCACTTGGAGTAACGATTCAGAGCTCTCATTAGGAAGGTTAGTGTGTAAGATTTGGGTTATAAGAATCATTAAGGTTAATGTGTTTCAAAGAACGGCCCCTGACCTTAATTCGCCTTGGCTGTGCAGACCTTAGCTGGGGTGGGCTTCACTTTGGGTACCTGAGCCTGAGGCAacaggagaaacagagagggcaACAGAACCTTAACAGATATCCACTGCTGCACAGGAGGATCCCAGAGTTTCAGAATTAAACAGTCTTTTTGATACATGTCTTGTTTCAAGAAAACCCTTTTGACTGCAGAGATTCTGTCCTACATTTATTTTTTTCGGGGAATTTCGCTTCTGGCAGAACTGTAACTCAAACTTCACTGAAGCTGATCAGGCAAGCTAATCCTTTGGAGAAGGTTACTGTCAACACAGGAACTAATGAAATGGCTTCGTTGGCTGGTTTGTGCGTTTCTGTGGGATGGGAGTCACTGGGAAAGCCTCTGGACACTAACATTGGCCAACGGGAGTCCCCGGAGCCACCAGggcagtgagagggagggaggaaaagaaactcTGGAAGCGCCGGGCTGCTCGGAACCAGGCCCTTGGCTGCACAGGGCTATGAAACAGGACGCTGGGCTGCCACAggcgggaattcattcattcattcagtcgtatttactgagtgcttactgtgtgcagagcactgtactaagtgccctggggcagcagcagcaacaccAGTTCTGCATCACTGGGAGCTGATCCCCAGCAATTTAGCTGTCCTTGGTCCAGGAAGGCTGCTCAAGGAAAGACGGTAAAATGGTCCGTCTTTGATTTGCCTTGAACTATTTATGTTGCTTTACAAAATTCTTCCATTTATATTCATTTGAGGGATGCCATCTTTAGCAAATAACCCCGACACGGGagtaaaggctttgaagagttgGAAGAATGACCAGGCCTCTTCAAAGATTTCTTATTAGCAAAATCGTACCATTTCTCTTCCAGTTGTTCGGCCCCGATATTAAAGACCCGATTGGGAAGATTTTCTCTGGAGTCCCTTCTGCGACACCTCATTAACGGTTTTGAATGTTTAAGGAGGTGGTGacgagtttgggggtgggggacgaaTGTGATTTCAGACAGACCACTTCATTTACCAAAAATCGTCTCCCTCGAGTCAAGAAATGTGAGTGACCTCTACATTAGTTTCCGACGACTCGGAGCAATAATGGGGGAAGTCTTGGCATGAAAGAGCCAGAGCCGCAGGTTACCAGGACAATAGTCAAACTAAGCATCAAGTGGCCACTTAAAATTATGAACACACTTGAAGGTGGGCTTAGAGGCTGCACGAAACTTTTGAAAACACTAGAATGACTGCAGAAGGAAACGTAAggcaacagacagagaagcagtgtggcctagtggatagagcacaggccctggagtcagaaggacctgggttctaatcccacctccgccacttttctgttgtgtgaccttgggcaagtcacttcacttcctgtacctcagttccctcatctgtaaaatggggatgaaggctgtgagtcccgggtgggacatggactctgtccaacctgattatcttgttacctaccccagcgcttagtacagtgcctgacccatagtaataataataataataataataataataataatgatggcatttattaagcgcaaagcactgttctaagcactagggaggttacaaggtgatcaggttgtcccacgggaggctcccagtcttaatccccattttacagatgaggtaactgaggcacagagatgttaagtgacttgcccaaagtcacacagctggcaagtgccggagccgggatttgaacccatgacctctgactccaaagcccgggctctttccactaagccacgctgcttcatgcttcacagccatgctgcttcacgctgcttcacAGCTAACACGCATTGTTAGGCGCTTCTataagtaagcgcctaacagataccatcattattattattagacagaaaGGGCTCTTTCTGTGACTTCAgtacttcagaaaaaaaaaaacccaaaactgatCAAGTTCAATGGGGTATGGCCGGCCATAAAGCAAACCAAAAGTACAACTGCAGAACAATGAATCTGAGCTTAATCTCTTTTCCCTTCCGCTGCCTGCCCTCCTCTGGAGGTGAGAATGAGCAGAGAAGTGGACAAAAGATAAGCAAAgcaagaagaaaaaggggaagcAAGCAGCCTGGAGAGTCTGCAAATTGAACAGATTTCCCCCCTGAATATCCACACTGATTTGTCTTAATCTGCTCATCCATTTGGACAGAAGCTTAGTGACAGAATCCCGGAAGAAAATGCCACCAGTGAAAACGGGGACCACATTTAatggggtgcagggggaggacagtgaggctagctagctagctagcttcATGGCACCGTgaagccccttttcctcctcgGAAGCCTGGGGTGTTTGACTGTTGGACCCGAGTTGCCTCGTTACCTTGCTGGACTCTTCCAGTTGAGTGCCTCGCTTCCAGGCCT
The sequence above is a segment of the Tachyglossus aculeatus isolate mTacAcu1 chromosome 7, mTacAcu1.pri, whole genome shotgun sequence genome. Coding sequences within it:
- the RAPH1 gene encoding LOW QUALITY PROTEIN: ras-associated and pleckstrin homology domains-containing protein 1 (The sequence of the model RefSeq protein was modified relative to this genomic sequence to represent the inferred CDS: deleted 1 base in 1 codon), with the protein product MEQLSDEELDHGAEEDSDKEDQDLDKMFGAWLGELDKLTQSLDTDKPLEPVKKSPLRQETNIANFSYRFSMYNLNEALNQGEAVDLDALMADLSSIEQELSSIGAANSKRQASETKAAQKLPSGRQTLKHGAVKGLSSSSSRMSKTSQANYSLDDITAQLEQASLSMDEAAQQSAVEDAKPIVASQHRRTASAGTVSDAEARSISNSSRSSITSAASSMDSLDIDKVTRPHELDLTHQGQPVTEEEQAAKVKAEKIRVALEKIKEAQVKKLVIRVHMSDDSSKTMMVDERQTVRQVLDNMMDKSHCGYSLDWSLVETISELQMERIFEDHENLVENLLNWTRDSQNKLMFLERREKYALFKNPQNYLLGKKETSEMADRNKELLLEECFCGSSVTVPEIEGVLWLKDDGKKSWKKRYFLLRASGIYYLPKGKQKVSRDLVCFLQLDHVNVYLGQDYRNKYKAPTDFCLALKHPQIQKKSQYIKYLCCDDVRTLHQWVNGIRIAKYGKQLYMNYQEAQKRTESACDWTSLSSSSIKSGSSSSSIPESQSNHSNQSDSGVSDTQPAGHIRSQSIVSSIFSEAWKRGTQLEESSKARMESMSRPYASLVAPLSPQTKTATPYSASQPSPPLPPPPPPPPPPPPPPPPPPPPPLPSQSAPSAGSTATIFVKYSTITRLQNAAAQHSGPLFKPPLLPGTQQGTLTSHPGKPPLPAPPNGVVPPPPPPPPPPTPGSAMAQLRPAPCLPSIPQFTPPPPPLKIHQVQQHVIQAAPPTPPPPPPPPPPPPPPPPPPPPPPPPPPPVPAPPPPHTPPKPLVALAPPTSTKTVSPVATPSMLPAPPPPLPPAKKQPGFPLAQIPPSPSGPAGPVPPPVLPKQQSFCAKPPPSPQSPVPSSVVKQMVSQFPPPPAPSPAEPPPLRTIAPLGPAPQSPPTVKAKPKWQPGSVPSPDFPPPPPENILAFPPPPPPAAPLVSPGPDKLGSPVKKTKSSSPGGKKPPPTPQRNSSIKSNSCAEYQESKRPSVDSLVSKFAPPTEPSGSLNRETPPPPTAPPKPGKLNLSGVNLPIVLPHGGPVLKPPVAHLPARDPVVEFPSPPSDADFPPPPPEIELPPPPVEIPAVFSGSTSPKVAVVNPQPQPWSKSSGKKAPPPTRPKRNDSTRLTQAEALEQQAAAAAAAIPPAAAPQVPTSPKAGLAVQPGFLADLNRTLQRKSISRHSSLSSSRVSRAEPTATMDDMALPPPPPELLSDHQKAGFGGGHISGYATLRRGPPPAPPKRDQSTKLSRDW